The following coding sequences lie in one Methanomicrobia archaeon genomic window:
- the polX gene encoding DNA polymerase/3'-5' exonuclease PolX, translated as MHNLDIARIFNEIADILEVKGENAFKIRAYRKAALTIETLTQDLTVIAERGGVKELKQIPGIGEGIARKIVEIAETGDCKKHRELKQEMPSELLELLAIPRVGPKTIAKVHQELGITNIVELEQAAKSHQLAGIPGFGAKVEENILKGIAQYRSYQGRALLSVALPYAESIVNELKKLDAVEQILIAGSLRRMRETIGDIDILVVSKRPNEVMDAFTTLDGVEDVIAKGETKSSIIINGINADVRVVEAVSFGAAAHYFTGSKHHNVRIRELGVKKGLKINEYGVFRGDERIGGEHEEDVFASVGLSYVPPELREDRGEVEAAKKGKIPKLIEISDLKGDLHVHTNWSDGRDSVEEMANAAVALGYVYIAVADHSPAVGVAGGLNEEKIPKRLDEIEKVNTRFEEAGVRFRVLNAVEVDIKSDFSLDFSDVILEALDVVVGAVHSKFSQDRPTMTKRIVTAMENPNVDIIAHPTGRLLGKRDPYEVDMEQLMTAAKDTGTMLELNSFPTRLDLNDLHCKMAKDYGVLVAISTDAHATTQMRDVRRYGVATARRGWLEPTDVLTTRGLEELLKSVKH; from the coding sequence ATGCACAACCTCGACATCGCACGAATCTTCAACGAGATTGCGGATATTCTGGAAGTGAAAGGCGAGAACGCGTTTAAGATACGCGCGTACCGCAAGGCCGCGCTGACGATCGAAACACTCACCCAGGACTTAACGGTGATCGCAGAACGAGGCGGCGTGAAAGAGCTGAAGCAGATCCCGGGAATCGGCGAGGGCATTGCGAGGAAGATCGTTGAGATCGCAGAGACCGGCGATTGCAAGAAGCACCGCGAGTTGAAACAGGAAATGCCGTCGGAGTTGCTCGAGCTTCTGGCCATACCGCGTGTCGGCCCGAAGACGATCGCGAAGGTGCATCAGGAGCTCGGTATAACGAATATAGTGGAGCTGGAGCAAGCTGCGAAATCGCATCAGTTAGCAGGTATCCCGGGATTCGGCGCCAAGGTCGAGGAGAACATTCTGAAGGGGATAGCGCAATACCGGAGTTATCAAGGCCGTGCATTGCTCTCTGTCGCGCTTCCCTACGCCGAATCGATAGTAAACGAACTGAAAAAGTTAGATGCCGTGGAGCAGATACTGATTGCAGGCAGTTTGCGACGGATGCGTGAGACGATCGGCGATATAGACATACTGGTCGTCTCAAAACGGCCGAACGAGGTGATGGATGCGTTCACGACTCTTGACGGTGTGGAGGACGTGATCGCAAAGGGCGAGACGAAATCCTCTATCATCATCAACGGTATAAACGCGGACGTGCGTGTGGTGGAGGCGGTTTCATTCGGTGCCGCGGCACATTATTTCACGGGCTCCAAGCACCATAACGTGCGAATACGGGAGTTAGGCGTGAAGAAGGGGCTGAAGATAAACGAATACGGCGTCTTCCGCGGTGATGAGCGGATCGGCGGTGAGCACGAGGAGGACGTCTTCGCGAGCGTCGGGCTCTCGTACGTTCCTCCTGAGCTGCGTGAGGATCGGGGCGAGGTAGAAGCCGCGAAGAAGGGCAAAATACCGAAACTGATTGAGATAAGCGATCTCAAGGGCGATTTGCACGTGCATACCAACTGGAGTGACGGGCGGGACAGCGTAGAGGAGATGGCGAACGCTGCTGTAGCTCTGGGCTATGTGTATATTGCCGTGGCCGACCATTCGCCTGCCGTGGGCGTTGCAGGTGGCTTGAACGAGGAGAAGATACCGAAGCGGCTGGATGAGATCGAAAAGGTGAACACGCGATTCGAAGAAGCTGGAGTTAGGTTCAGAGTGCTCAATGCAGTCGAGGTAGATATAAAGTCTGATTTCTCTCTGGACTTCTCTGATGTAATCTTAGAAGCTCTGGACGTGGTCGTGGGTGCAGTCCACTCGAAATTTTCGCAAGACCGCCCGACGATGACGAAACGGATCGTCACCGCAATGGAGAATCCCAACGTAGATATCATTGCGCACCCTACCGGCAGGCTATTAGGAAAGCGGGACCCGTACGAAGTGGATATGGAGCAGCTCATGACGGCTGCGAAGGATACGGGAACCATGCTCGAGCTGAATTCGTTCCCGACTCGGCTTGACCTCAACGATCTCCACTGCAAGATGGCGAAGGATTACGGTGTTTTAGTCGCCATCTCTACGGATGCGCATGCAACCACACAGATGCGGGATGTGCGGCGGTACGGCGTAGCCACTGCCCGGCGTGGCTGGCTTGAACCAACGGACGTGCTCACTACGAGAGGTCTGGAAGAGCTACTGAAAAGCGTGAAGCATTAA